The sequence below is a genomic window from Hippocampus zosterae strain Florida chromosome 15, ASM2543408v3, whole genome shotgun sequence.
ATATATAAATGCACCGCGAACGAGTGCCGCCCAAGAAagcgggataggctccggctcaCCCGTGACCCCGAATGAAATGGAAAACTCGTAAATGGAATTGAAATCCCCTTGGATCTCTTCCAACAATGAAAACGAAGGTCAGTCAGCATTTTTGATGGTGGTGGGGATTTACGAATAAGCGCAGGCAGATGGAGGGGGGGCAGGTGATGAGTCAGTGCCGGCCAGATGGCCTCGAGTAGTCTCCTCCCTcggaggggtaggggggggggcgttttctcTGCAGCAGTAAACAAGGCAGAGAAAAAGAAGGAGATATGAACTCAGCATTCTTCGACTTGTCACCCTATGACGAGATCTCAGCCGTGTGGAGAGAGCAAGCGCTTCATTTGCATTTCCACACAATCGGGGTTGTCCTCACTCCCGATCTCACTTTTGCCATTTTCCTCCCCCGTAGTCTTATGGAGCATCTTTCACGACTTTGCTTATTTGATTTCCCTGTGAATGACTCGGTGACATGCAGAGAGATCCCAAAGGCAGCAAGTGCAAAAGTGGTTCGAAGCCACATCGTCAGCGTCCCGCTTTGCATGTTGGACGTACGCATCGGAGCTTCGGTCTCCATGTAAAAACCTTCAAGATGATTGACTTGTTGCGTCAGTCGTGGGCATCGGTTTCAGTTGTGCATAGTATAGACGGGGAATGGTATGAAGCGCACACACGGGGGAAACTGCCACCTCTAAAAATAGCGGAATCATAGTTGGTCTCAAGGAGGAGTTGCACGTCGTGCAATTGATGTCTGATAAGTGAGTCATTGTCCTCAATTCAAGTTCGCGTTTGGCTGGTGGGTGCTTGTGACTAGGGGACGGATCGCTTGATTGTTtccaagaaaagaaagaaagcctgTTATTTGTCCCGAATGGGAAACGAAATGATTCCCACGCATTTGACAGTCCCCCTTTGAAGCAGCAATCAGAAGAGCGTCCTCCTTCGAGTTTAGAAAAATGGAAACATTGGAGTAACCTCGAGTTTCAAGAGgcggcctttttttcccccacactgACATCATTGATGCTGCTCGCCTTGACATCTGTCTGAATATCAGAATATGAAGATATTTttgggggtaaggggggggggtttaaaaaaTAGTCGGATTATATGTACTAGAATATTAACAGAGTTGAGCTCAATCCTTCTGAATGTTTCTTTTCGACACCCGCAGCAGAAATTGAGCAATTCTCCGAACCATTTTCCACTGCTTAGAACAGATTGTCCTGTCTGACTTCCAATGTGAGCCTTCCATGACGACAACATTTATCTTTGCGCTGGAAGCCCACAACTATTTCTGCACAAGATcaacaacacaaatgaaaaagaaagaggCCATTTTGGGGGATTGTCCATCATAACAACATCATCACTCTGTCTAGCTAGCCAGCATTGGGGCAAAGCAAATAACCACAAAAGTCCTAAAAGTTGTTTTCGataaaaaacgcctgactatacacggtcgtttttttcggctaaaaatgccttactatacatggtgttttttttttcgggtaaaaacgccttactatccatggtgttttttttcggctaaaaacgccttactatacacgtcgtttttttcggctaaaaatgccttactatacatggtggttttttcgggtaaaaacgccttactatacacggtcgtttttttcggctaaaaatgccttactatacatggtgggtttttttcgggtaaaaacgccttactatccatggtgtttttttttcggctaaaaacgccttactatacacgtcgtttttttcggctaaaaatgccctactatacatggtggttttttcgggtaaaaacgccttactatccatggtcgttttttcgggtaaaaatgccttactatacatggtggtttttttcgggtaaaaatgccttactatacatggtggtttttttcgggtaaaaacgccttactatacatggtcgttttttcggctaaaaatgccttactatacatggtgggggggttttcgggtaaaaacgccttactatacgtggtcgttttttcggctaaaaacgccttactatacgtggtcgttttttcggctaaaaacgccttattatccatggtcgtttttttcggctaaaaatgccttactatacatggtgttttttttcggctaaatgccttactatacatggctaaaaatgcctttctatacatggtcgtttttttcggctaaaaacgcctgtctatacatggtcgttttttttcccgataAAAAACGCATTACttaccatggtcgtttttgcgCTTACACTTATAATCCCAAGAGGGAGAGTTTAGTCTCGACTCTGTTTCCCCCCACATAAACCAAatatgtggacaaaaaaaaaaatagccgtcGTGTGATCCACCCTATCATGTGTCGTGCTTGTTATGGTGTATgcattggtgtttgttttttttttccttcctgtctGTGAGCTGGTTCTGCACGGGGGAGTCATGGATGACAGATGGCGTTCTCTTGGTGAACAGAGCGAAGCGGTTTTattaaaagaaaggaaaaaaatgccaaagGTTGGCACTGACCTGAGTTACTCTGCCCATGATTGCATTTACTCGCTTTCCGATGCAGAACTCCATTGGGgagacggaggggggggggggggggatgcacagCGATTCATCTCTGTGTCGTTCCCTTTGCTGAGCttgttttcattcttcttccttcttcatTGAGATCATGACAGAGGGctggcgtcccccccccccccctcctgtttGCTCCTCGTTTCCTTTCTTGTGCTCCAGCAAACAGATCACCAAGACACTCCCCACAAATATCCTGCTCCGAGGTCTGATCTGATACTCCTGGGCCATTTGGGAGATGGTGAATTTTTCAGGCGACTCGAGCTCCCTGAGGGCAATCGTTTACCTTGGGGACGATGGATGTAGGGCAAGGGCAGTTacgcgctcacacacaaacagcacacACAGTCAAGATGCGGTCCAAAGCAAAGCGCTCAAAAGGAGATTCCATTTTCACCGCCAAGGATGAGACATTTGTTTGGATGAATTGGATTTATAGAAGTAAAAAGATGAGATTCGATATAATTTTTATTCCCATTTTGATTTTCCCAATTTGTAGGACAATTCCGTGATTTGTACATGTGGTCGCCCTGAACGAAGGGCAGCGTGGtaatggttagcatgtctacTTCCTTCCGCCTATCTTTCTTCCAATTttcaagatgtgtgtgtgtgtgtctgtgaataGTGATTTGTCTCCATGAACATTGTAGTCGTCTGGAGACCAGTCCCGAGTTGCCTGTGTAAacccccaagtcagctgggttacgctccagctcacccgtcatcctaatgaggacaagtcaGGAAAACAGATGGCCGGATGGGTCTGGAAGGTGTAAGATTTGTTGCTGACCCAAATAAGGATTGCTTAGCTTTGGCCAACATCGGCATTTCCAGTCAAGAATTCATCTGCTCTCTTTgtagcattcattcattggcctctttttttgatttattaaggtcatttaaaaacagcatttttcccAATGGCATTTTTAACGCAGATCGAGGAGCCACTTTGTTTGAGGAGGAATCAAGTCagttgtgttcacacccacaacggcgcaaaacgTATGATTGTAACTGCGGCCTCCACACAGTGAGACTCCACCTCATGTTTGACTTGCaccgtgcattaaaaaaaaaaatcgtcattATGGATGTGGTGCATTGTGCTTGTCATTTGGAGGAAATAGTTTGCTCTTCACTCAAGATGACCAGCTTTACTTGAAGAGCAGTATCCACCCACGTGACAGTTTTGTCCTTGTCATGCGATGGAAGCCTCTTATTTTAAAATCTGTtctgatgtatttgatgatataAAAATCTGTATATTTGCATACCCCCACTTGGAGTGATGGCCCCTTGGCGTTGCCGCTCCAAGACACCAACACTAACATGAGCCATTTTATGAAGGCGGCCCACTGATCTACGTCGACATACAGTAGCTGATCGATTCGGGgccagaaaacaagaaaaatggcCCTGAGCAAGCACAGGTTGCTCTTTCTGCTCCAACCACTCTGGCTAATTGAACCTCTGTGACAGGAAAACACGGCGGCATGTTAGCGTTCACTGCTAAAAGGGTCAAGCGAATCAAAATGGAGCGTGACATGCATGGAAACAAGTTGAGCATATCGTAAGACAGCTATATAAACTTCAGCGCCACCCACCACCTTTCGGTGACCGAGTTCTAACGGAGCAAGGACACATTTCCACTTCGATTGATTGCTTTGGCGAGATTTTCTACCGACCGTCTTAGCCAAGTAATATTCTGCCCATATCCATCTGCCACAGCTTCCTGCCTTTTTACGTGTGTCGTGCTCATCTTTCCTGCTGCTGTGCGTTTTCACAGGACCTGTGCACTCTGCGGTGCGACGTGTGCATCCTGGTCTTCTCCGTGACTGACAGGCGAAGTTTCCATCGCACCGCGCAGCTCCGCCTACTCCTCAGGGAGTCCCAACCTCACACGCCAATCATCCTCGTGGGCAACAAGAGCGACCTTGTTCGCTCTCGTGAAATCAGCACCGAGGGTAGGTACGGCCGATGGAAACGCTCGCgtccacatgcacacaaactgcATCACCCCCAGCCCTCCCACGAAAAGCCATTATCCAGCCATGGTCGAGTGTGCTATCTCGCCTCGGCCAGGCGGCTCAcgctttgtcgttttttttctctacgtatagcacatgttttgtttgtttttattttgttacagcAGATACTGGTATTCTAGGAGGCTAGATAGAACATGGATCTTTGGATTTCCTAAATCAACAACATATGCACAAAACTACTGCTGCAAACTGAGTGTTATACGTATCGATGGATGTGCATACATACTGTATCGATAGATAAGtagatttacacacacacacacacacacgactccaTACCAGAGCACATACAGGCTAATATTGTTTTACTTAAATTAAAGGAAACCTACAATGTCACTCGTTGTCACTAAAAAAagagctcattttttttttcctccctggacccccccccccccccccccccgcaccttaCCACAGCTAAAGGCAGAAACACAATTGCCCCCGCTCTTTCCTATCTGTCTTTGTCTCCGTTTCCGTCTAACACAATTACCGCCTCCCcgtggtcaaaatgaaatgatgctATCCAGTGTGCATCGGAGATGTCCTTAATGGATGGATCTCTCGTTTTAAATAGAGACAATAAAGAAGTCTGATGGTTACAGATTCCATCTCTCagtaatttttatttcatctctTGTCTTTAACACTTGGAGTCACCAGAGTGGCATGCGATTGTAATTCTTTTCGGGAAAACCAAGTGTCCATTTAATATCTGCCTGGCCCCATATAAAGTCTTATTATGCCGTGTCCAATAGGCGTAACGTGGCTCGGAGGAAATTCCACATCTTCGAGATTGATGATTGTCAAGGAAATGAAgtgatcataaaaaaaaatgaaaaattaaaaaaagatttgtgaacCACATTAATGAGCTCCATGAGTAGCCTGTAATCCTTTGcagaggtcttttttttcccctcaaacggaaaaaaaagtcGTGAATTTTGACTAGGATGTGTTTATAATATTTAAATGCGCCTGACACTTTGTGCAAAATATCCACGAGAAATCACCACCCCTCTTTTTGCATCAGAGGCCCAATCCAGCGCCATGATGTTCGACTGCCACTACCTGGAGCTCTCGGCCTCACTGGAACACGGCACCAACGAGCTGCTGGAGGCGGCCGTCCGGGCCGCCAGGGGCGACTGCGTCGGACCCGCCTGGGAGGACGGCGATCCCGCTTCGGGCCGCCGGGAAAGCTTGACCAGTCGGGCCAAGCGGTTTCTGGCGGGCCTCGTGCCGCGCTCTTACGGGCGAGAGCGTGACAGAGGACGCTATCGGGAGATGAGCCGCCACCGGGGCAGCAAGATCTTTCGCCAGAAGTCTCGCTCCTGCCACGACCTCAGCGCACTGtgacaagacagacgaggagagcGGCTCAAGACACACTTCAACACGTTTATatatgtacacgcacacacacgcacgcacagcagTCATGCCGGAGGGGGAGGTGTGAAATGTGAACTGGAAGAAGATACACAGGAGCAGGAACGACAGGGAGATAGAAAAGACGCAAATGGCTGCACGTGCTCTCTCAGGCTGAAGCTTTGTGGCCCCGCGTgctgaaggggggtgggggggggggggggtacaaaagAGTACGTAGCCGGCTGGATCGATTTCACGTAACCTTGAACTTTCGCACACAAAACCCCCGAATCAGAAAAGGGAACACGGTGGAATGAGTTCAGATCCAAACAATAACAACCGTCGGGATTCATTTTGACCTCAAGAAAAATAGCACATTTCGTTTTTCACCTCAGGAGTGGACATTTTGAAGCCgatattttctcttttgttttttttttaaattcagttgaCTGGATCTCTTTCAGAGCGCGACCGTGTATTTGTTTGCAAATAATCAGGGATTGAAGACGAGTGGTGAAGTACCTCCGGCGTGAtgactttttgttcttttcttgaGGAGTGCAGCCAcagtctttgttgtttttaatacgCGGCACTTCTCCTCTCCCGACCTTTTTCGATCTGATGAAGGATGGAACTAAATCAACCACTGCCACATCCCACCTGCTCTTTCTACCTGTTGG
It includes:
- the rem2 gene encoding GTP-binding protein REM 2 isoform X1 codes for the protein MADQYSMFLTTAPPLRRGSTPLPVKHQLRREEAVSDDCDWIPGLEEPASLPIGDTTLPGDESLGQTPAGQSAYHSQGGALKIVLLGQNGVGKSSLALSLAGQSDRSLSVDSETQACGEGYECTVTIDDEDSKIVVFDNWKQDLCTLRCDVCILVFSVTDRRSFHRTAQLRLLLRESQPHTPIILVGNKSDLVRSREISTEEAQSSAMMFDCHYLELSASLEHGTNELLEAAVRAARGDCVGPAWEDGDPASGRRESLTSRAKRFLAGLVPRSYGRERDRGRYREMSRHRGSKIFRQKSRSCHDLSAL
- the rem2 gene encoding GTP-binding protein REM 2 isoform X2, which gives rise to MYSMFLTTAPPLRRGSTPLPVKHQLRREEAVSDDCDWIPGLEEPASLPIGDTTLPGDESLGQTPAGQSAYHSQGGALKIVLLGQNGVGKSSLALSLAGQSDRSLSVDSETQACGEGYECTVTIDDEDSKIVVFDNWKQDLCTLRCDVCILVFSVTDRRSFHRTAQLRLLLRESQPHTPIILVGNKSDLVRSREISTEEAQSSAMMFDCHYLELSASLEHGTNELLEAAVRAARGDCVGPAWEDGDPASGRRESLTSRAKRFLAGLVPRSYGRERDRGRYREMSRHRGSKIFRQKSRSCHDLSAL